In the Nicotiana tabacum cultivar K326 chromosome 16, ASM71507v2, whole genome shotgun sequence genome, one interval contains:
- the LOC142170197 gene encoding cytochrome c oxidase subunit 2-like, with translation MIGHTIAIHNGKELARSVQLRPYNAIAFSGPIAVFVSVFLIYPLGLAVLEPSMIGEPADPFATPLEILPEWYFFPVFQILRTVPNKLLGVLLMVSVPAGFLRGNLQVQFGGRRASTLPYEYSDYNSSDEQSLTFDSYTIPEDDPELGQSRLLEVDNRVVVPAKSYIRFIVTSADVPHSWAVPSLGVKCDAVPGRLNQTSISVQREGVYYGLSLLSND, from the exons ATGATCGGTCATACGATTGCTATCCATAATGGAAAAGAGCTTGCTCGATCTGTTCAATTGAGACCTTATAATGCAATCGCATTCTCTGGTCCAATTGCTGTTTTTGTTTCTGTATTTCTGATTTATCCACTGG GCTTAGCCGTTTTAGAACCATCAATGATTGGTGAACCGGCAGATCCATTTGCAACCCCTTTGGAAATATTACCTGAATGGTATTTCTTTCCTGTATTTCAAATACTTCGTACAGTGCCCAATAAATTATTGGGGGTTCTTTTAATGGTTTCAGTACCTGCGGGATTTTTGCGGGGAAACTTGCAAGTACAGTTTGGGGGGAGGCGGGCGTCGACCCTACCTTATGAGTATTCGGACTATAACAGTTCCGATGAACAGTCACTCACTTTTGACAGTTATACGATTCCAGAAGATGATCCAGAATTGGGTCAATCACGTTTATTAGAAGTCGACAATAGAGTGGTTGTACCAGCAAAAAGTTATATACGTTTTATTGTAACATCTGCTGATGTACCTCATAGTTGGGCTGTACCTTCCTTAGGTGTCAAATGTGATGCTGTACCTGGTCGTTTAAATCAGACCTCTATTTCGGTACAACGAGAAGGAGTTTACTATGGTCTTTCCCTTCTATCCAATGATTGA